The window TTGTCCGTGCGCAGCTCGGGCACGTCCTGCGCGGCCTTCGACGGCGAGAGCAGGTGCCCCACGCCGTCACCGAAGGCCGACAGCGCCGAGTACGCGAAGACACCCGCGCCCAGCTTCGCCGCGCCGTGCGGCCCGCCCTTGTACACGGGGAGGTAGAACGTGAGCGGATTCGCCAGGTGGGGAGCCACCTGACGGGAGACCGCACGGCGCTCGAAGTGGTTCTCCGCCACCAGCTTCACCGCGCCGGTCTGCAGATAGCGCAGACCGCCGTGGAGCAGCTTGGAGGAGGCGGAGGAGGTCGCGCCGGCGAAGTCGCCGGCGTCGACCAGGGCCACCCGCAGGCCCGACTGTGCGGCATGCCAGGCGGTGGAGATGCCCAGAATCCCGCCACCGATCACCAGGAGGTCGTATGTCGCCTTGGACAGCTGCTCCCGGGTCTCGGCACGGCTCACTGCCTTGAAACCGTAGGCGGCGGAGCCGTTGGCCGGGTGCGTCCCAAGAGCCGGGACACTCTGCAGGGTGGTCATTGCGAATTACTCCTCGTCAGCGTCGTCTTCGAGCCAGCCCATGGTCCGCTCGACGGCCTTGAGCCAGCTCTTGTACTCACGGTCGCGGGTCTCCGCGGCCATGTTCGGGGTCCACTCGGCGGCCCTGCGCCAGTTGGCGCGCAGGTCCTCGGTGTTGGTCCAGAAGCCGACGGCGAGACCGGCGGCGTAGGCGGCGCCGAGGCAGGTGGTCTCGGCGACCATCGGGCGCACCACGGGGGCGTCCAGGACGTCGGCCAGGGTCTGCATCAGCAGGTTGTTGGAGGTCATGCCGCCGTCGACCTTGAGGGCCGTGAGCTCGACGCCGGAGTCCTTCGTCATGGCGTCGCTGATCTCACGGGTCTGCCAGGCCGTGGCCTCCAGGACGGCGCGCGCGATGTGCGCCTTGGTGACGTACCGGGTCAGACCGGCGATCACACCGCGGGCGTCGGGACGCCAGTACGGGGCGAACAGACCGGAGAAGGCCGGCACGAAGTACGCGCCGCCGTTGTCCTCGACCGACAGCGCGAGCGTCTCGATCTCGGCGGCGGACTTGATCAGGCCCATCTGGTCACGCATCCACTGGACGAGCGAGCCGGTGACGGCGATGGAGCCCTCAAGGGCGTAGACCGGCTTCTGCTCGCCGATCTGGTAGCCGACGGTGGTCAGCAGCCCGCTGTAGGAGTTGATGAGCTTGTCACCGGTGTTCATCAGCATGAACGTGCCGGTGCCGTACGTGGACTTGGCCTCGCCCTCGGAGAAACAGGTCTGGCCGAAGAGGGCCGCCTGCTGGTCGCCGAGCGCGGAGGCGACCGGGATGCCGCCGAGCAGGTCGCCCAGCTTGCCGCCGGTGATCTCGCCGTAGACCTCGGCGGAGGAGCGGATCTCGGGCAGCATCGCCAGCGGGACACCGATGGACTCCGCGATCTTCGGGTCCCACTGCATGGTGTGCAGGTTCATCAGCATCGTGCGGGAGGCGTTGGTGACGTCGGTGACGTGCCGGCCGCCGTTCACACCGCCCGTCAGGTTCCAGATGACCCAGCTGTCCATGGTGCCGAAGAGGATGTCGCCGGCCTCGGCGCGCTCACGCAGGCCCTCGACGTTGTCGAGCAGCCAGCGGGCCTTCGGACCGGCGAAGTACGACGCGAGCGGCAGGCCCGTCTCGCGGCGGAAGCGGTCCTGGCCGACGTTGCGGCCGAGCTCCTTGCAGAGCGCGTCGGTGCGGGTGTCCTGCCAGACGAGCGCGTTGTGGACGGGCTCACCGGTGTTCTTGTCCCACAGCAGCGTCGTCTCGCGCTGGTTGGTGATGCCGATGGCCTTGATGTCGTCGCGGGTGATGCCGGCCTTCTCGATGGCCGAGGCGACGACCTCCTCGACGTTGGTCCAGATCTCGGTGGCGTTGTGCTCGACCCAGCCCGGCTTCGGGAAGATCTGCTCGTGCTCCTTCTGGTCGACGGAGACGATGCGTCCGTCGCGGTCGAAGACGATGCAGCGGCTGGAGGTGGTGCCCTGGTCGATGGCGGCGATGAACGGGCCGGTGCCGTGGGAATGCGTGGCGGCGGTGTGCGCGTCG is drawn from Streptomyces liliifuscus and contains these coding sequences:
- the glpK gene encoding glycerol kinase GlpK gives rise to the protein MTDAHTAATHSHGTGPFIAAIDQGTTSSRCIVFDRDGRIVSVDQKEHEQIFPKPGWVEHNATEIWTNVEEVVASAIEKAGITRDDIKAIGITNQRETTLLWDKNTGEPVHNALVWQDTRTDALCKELGRNVGQDRFRRETGLPLASYFAGPKARWLLDNVEGLRERAEAGDILFGTMDSWVIWNLTGGVNGGRHVTDVTNASRTMLMNLHTMQWDPKIAESIGVPLAMLPEIRSSAEVYGEITGGKLGDLLGGIPVASALGDQQAALFGQTCFSEGEAKSTYGTGTFMLMNTGDKLINSYSGLLTTVGYQIGEQKPVYALEGSIAVTGSLVQWMRDQMGLIKSAAEIETLALSVEDNGGAYFVPAFSGLFAPYWRPDARGVIAGLTRYVTKAHIARAVLEATAWQTREISDAMTKDSGVELTALKVDGGMTSNNLLMQTLADVLDAPVVRPMVAETTCLGAAYAAGLAVGFWTNTEDLRANWRRAAEWTPNMAAETRDREYKSWLKAVERTMGWLEDDADEE